From the Natrarchaeobaculum aegyptiacum genome, one window contains:
- the aglF gene encoding UTP--glucose-1-phosphate uridylyltransferase AglF, whose translation MQAVVLAAGKGTRLRPLTEDKPKVLVEVDGKPLIEDVFDNLIDIGVTEFVVVVGYQKEQIIERYGDDYEDVPITYTHQREQLGLAHAILQAEPYVEDDFVLMLGDNIFRANLGDVINRQREDRADAAFLVEEVPYEEASRYGVLDTNEYGEIVEVMEKPDDPPSNLVMTGFYTFTPAIFHACHLVQPSDRGEYELPDAIDLLIQSGRTIDAIRMDGWRIDVGYPEDRDSAEARLAAESETGNGAEPSTTAE comes from the coding sequence ATGCAAGCTGTCGTGTTGGCCGCGGGCAAGGGAACCCGCCTCCGGCCGCTCACCGAAGACAAGCCGAAGGTACTCGTCGAAGTCGACGGTAAGCCCCTGATCGAGGACGTCTTCGACAACCTCATCGACATCGGCGTCACCGAGTTCGTCGTCGTCGTCGGCTACCAGAAAGAACAGATTATCGAGCGCTACGGTGACGATTACGAGGACGTTCCGATCACGTACACCCACCAGCGAGAACAGCTGGGGCTTGCCCACGCCATCCTCCAGGCCGAGCCGTACGTCGAGGACGATTTCGTTCTGATGCTCGGGGACAACATTTTCCGGGCGAACCTCGGCGACGTGATCAACCGCCAGCGCGAAGACCGGGCCGACGCGGCGTTCCTCGTCGAGGAGGTCCCCTACGAGGAGGCCTCCCGCTACGGCGTCCTCGACACCAACGAGTACGGCGAGATCGTCGAGGTGATGGAGAAGCCGGACGATCCACCCTCCAATCTCGTGATGACCGGCTTCTACACGTTTACGCCCGCAATCTTCCACGCCTGTCATCTCGTCCAGCCCTCCGATCGCGGCGAGTACGAACTCCCGGACGCAATCGACCTGCTCATCCAGTCCGGGCGAACCATCGACGCGATCCGGATGGACGGCTGGCGGATCGACGTCGGCTATCCAGAAGATCGCGACAGCG